From the genome of Spirosomataceae bacterium TFI 002, one region includes:
- a CDS encoding Predicted DNA-binding transcriptional regulator YafY, contains an HTH and WYL domains, whose translation MSSTTHDESVKKRVLSILRILIESPGQFTKAELAERFGIAKGTITRDFEEIKNAGFDIKSDSKHRYFLVPEKAVEQIKELLLITDEEVELIKTSLKGNTDTKRTTRIIQKIQSLSNLPRIGNIVFSKPYLAKTSLLYQAKKDKQKVILHNYRSTNSNTLKDRIVEPFHIVSDEDILHAFDIESNDIRHFRLSRIDRVEQLDDDWENEEKHNIIATDIFKITNKDQVNIHIRIKTGGYNELIERYPLAKAYLSPSPIGEDYDLVCRVNKNFYGLKNFLLGYHEYVVDILENDELREFMNKTLKNIKY comes from the coding sequence ATGAGTTCAACTACACACGACGAGAGTGTCAAGAAGCGAGTTTTAAGTATTCTGAGGATTTTAATAGAAAGCCCAGGGCAGTTTACCAAGGCCGAACTTGCCGAACGTTTTGGTATTGCAAAAGGCACTATTACAAGAGATTTTGAAGAAATAAAGAATGCAGGTTTTGATATTAAATCAGATTCTAAGCATAGGTACTTCCTAGTACCGGAAAAAGCGGTAGAACAAATCAAAGAGCTTTTGCTTATAACGGATGAAGAAGTAGAACTTATCAAAACCAGTCTTAAGGGAAATACCGATACTAAACGGACAACTAGGATAATTCAAAAAATACAATCGTTAAGCAATTTACCTCGCATTGGAAACATAGTTTTCTCCAAACCATACCTAGCCAAAACAAGCTTGCTTTATCAAGCTAAAAAAGACAAACAAAAAGTAATTCTTCACAACTACCGATCAACAAATAGCAATACACTCAAAGACCGAATAGTTGAACCTTTTCACATCGTAAGTGATGAAGATATTCTACATGCCTTTGATATTGAAAGCAATGACATAAGACATTTTAGGCTGAGTAGAATTGATAGAGTGGAGCAGTTGGACGATGACTGGGAAAATGAGGAAAAACATAATATTATCGCAACTGATATATTCAAAATCACTAATAAAGACCAAGTCAATATCCACATCCGAATCAAAACAGGTGGATACAATGAACTCATTGAAAGATACCCTCTTGCCAAGGCGTATTTAAGTCCTTCGCCCATTGGTGAGGATTATGATTTGGTGTGTAGAGTCAATAAAAACTTCTACGGACTCAAAAACTTTTTGCTCGGTTATCACGAGTATGTAGTAGACATACTAGAAAATGATGAGCTACGAGAGTTTATGAATAAAACTTTAAAAAACATTAAATATTAA
- a CDS encoding CRISPR-associated endoribonuclease Cas6: MIYLWNYIYIMRFRLTLHNPTSATAITWNYNYLLMAWIYERLILADESYANFLHQEGYTSEHNQKRFKYFTFSPFHFNPGRNEYSFNRDGMVIKGESFYLDLSFYIDKAAEKFIVGVFRDQKLKMENHRFRANFHIGQIATLPELEFSPSMTFNAWAPMNVALKLEGEYDKYLKPEEPEFAKLLALNLADKYNNATGHSISPNEIKFELLTDPEKISSRKFSIKEQSKAETQIKGYHNFEFKLSAPTEVIRCGYYSGFGRFNAQGMGMVGIIKSK, from the coding sequence ATGATATACCTCTGGAATTACATTTACATCATGAGATTTAGATTAACACTACATAATCCTACTTCGGCCACAGCCATTACATGGAATTATAATTACCTGCTAATGGCGTGGATATATGAGCGTTTAATATTGGCAGATGAATCTTATGCGAATTTTCTGCACCAAGAAGGTTATACATCAGAACACAACCAAAAACGATTTAAGTATTTCACCTTCTCCCCTTTTCATTTTAATCCAGGACGAAACGAGTATAGTTTTAATAGAGACGGCATGGTGATAAAAGGAGAAAGCTTTTACCTAGACCTTTCTTTTTACATCGACAAAGCCGCTGAGAAGTTTATAGTGGGTGTTTTTAGAGACCAAAAATTAAAAATGGAGAACCATAGATTTAGGGCGAATTTTCATATTGGACAGATAGCAACGCTGCCGGAACTTGAATTTTCGCCAAGTATGACATTTAATGCTTGGGCTCCAATGAACGTAGCTCTAAAGCTAGAAGGTGAATACGACAAATATCTAAAACCAGAAGAGCCTGAATTTGCAAAATTATTAGCCCTGAATTTGGCGGATAAATACAATAATGCAACTGGACACAGCATTTCGCCAAACGAAATCAAATTTGAGCTTTTAACAGACCCCGAAAAAATAAGCTCCAGAAAGTTTAGCATCAAAGAACAAAGTAAAGCCGAAACACAAATAAAAGGATACCACAATTTTGAATTCAAACTCTCAGCTCCCACAGAAGTAATACGATGTGGTTATTATAGTGGCTTTGGAAGGTTTAATGCACAAGGGATGGGGATGGTGGGAATCATAAAATCTAAATAA
- a CDS encoding CRISPR-associated autoregulator, Cst2 family: MANLNNITGALLIDATASFLNGAGLGVGEDKNKVIPKTFKEKVNGRAEDVPYVSAQSWRRWLRNTTNEENNWSPSELKAVGPGSEKGSTNKIATELNPVDFPEDDLFGYMKAGSGAEESIQRTSPFKTSILKGIKNMRVLSTDEAFVHLKEGTPLPYSTRFYSTHLEGFFNLEHYRLGVFDNLGSHQELSRELVEKHLNLFDVEEIGKFKRYVLKDAAAKRKEHSAGLLKGLAYLRGGAKQSAFGADVSPKVLILAGMESANPVFNNLFIGTGERPMLNIEAIKQIAKDYNTKLATPIYIGIREGYLQNEDEVKAIGEGFVVKSPIAVVNEFISNNLK; this comes from the coding sequence ATGGCAAACTTAAACAACATTACTGGTGCATTATTGATAGATGCGACCGCCTCATTTCTAAACGGAGCCGGACTAGGTGTAGGTGAAGATAAGAACAAGGTGATTCCTAAAACATTTAAGGAAAAAGTAAATGGTAGAGCGGAGGATGTTCCATATGTTTCAGCTCAATCATGGAGAAGATGGTTACGAAATACAACCAACGAAGAGAACAATTGGTCTCCAAGCGAGCTAAAAGCTGTCGGCCCTGGTTCTGAGAAAGGGTCAACTAATAAAATTGCTACAGAGCTAAATCCTGTTGATTTCCCTGAAGATGATTTATTTGGATATATGAAGGCGGGGAGCGGTGCCGAAGAAAGTATTCAACGCACTTCTCCTTTCAAGACGTCAATTCTTAAAGGTATAAAGAATATGAGAGTCCTTTCAACAGATGAAGCTTTTGTACATTTAAAAGAGGGTACACCGCTACCGTATTCAACCCGTTTTTATTCCACACACTTGGAAGGTTTTTTCAATTTAGAACATTATCGACTAGGCGTATTTGACAATCTCGGTAGCCATCAAGAACTATCAAGAGAATTAGTTGAGAAGCATCTAAATTTATTTGATGTTGAAGAAATTGGAAAATTTAAAAGATATGTTCTAAAAGATGCAGCAGCAAAAAGGAAAGAACATTCTGCTGGATTATTAAAAGGGCTAGCCTATTTACGTGGAGGGGCTAAACAATCTGCTTTTGGAGCAGATGTTTCTCCTAAGGTTTTAATTTTGGCAGGAATGGAGTCAGCAAATCCTGTATTTAATAATCTTTTTATAGGTACTGGCGAAAGACCAATGTTAAACATTGAAGCCATAAAGCAGATTGCAAAAGATTACAATACAAAATTAGCAACACCAATTTATATAGGGATAAGAGAAGGTTACTTACAAAATGAAGATGAGGTTAAAGCCATCGGTGAAGGATTTGTAGTTAAATCTCCTATTGCTGTGGTAAATGAATTCATTTCTAATAATCTTAAATAA
- a CDS encoding Very-short-patch-repair endonuclease — MKNQEQINNRPELKKFRKNLRNYSTSAEAFLWTSLKSSQLDGRKFRRQHSVGNYILDFYCPKERLCIELDGAGHFTTEGIEYDKQRTNYINSLNIKVIRFENKEVFENLENVLAEIMNNFIK; from the coding sequence ATGAAAAATCAAGAACAAATAAACAATCGCCCTGAGCTAAAAAAGTTCAGAAAAAACCTTAGAAACTATTCAACTTCTGCGGAAGCTTTCTTGTGGACAAGCTTAAAAAGCAGCCAACTTGATGGCAGAAAGTTTAGGAGACAACATAGTGTAGGTAATTATATATTAGACTTTTATTGCCCAAAGGAACGGCTATGCATTGAATTGGATGGAGCTGGGCATTTTACAACGGAGGGTATTGAATATGATAAGCAACGCACTAATTATATCAATTCGTTAAACATAAAAGTGATACGATTTGAGAACAAAGAGGTATTTGAAAATTTAGAAAACGTGTTAGCCGAGATAATGAATAATTTCATAAAATAA
- a CDS encoding CRISPR-associated helicase, Cas3 family → MIDWSQVYAKSDGFTTLEMHTRHVITAGLNLIEKLPFNESEKLHWKEKLFRVAILHDLGKLHPDFQKRLNGDRNVNIRHEIISLWFCENFLDLPKDELFAIATHHKGVISNHGYKRLEKEALREYMEYHYSNSNNLLCEEVIRSWLKLFDINLEFKSSIVSKTISKEMTKMLGVTNQMDAINDPLKSQEFSFMRALLIAADHIGSARKEEMIPNYVPLDIKKLNSTKRGETFAFRDFQKRLQTINSDVILHAPTGSGKTEAALSWVHANQSHNSRLYYLLPYTASINAMVGRLQEVYSVESVTALHSKTLDFFYAQLTDEASNLDKTAIENAQEARSKKSLSSELFYPVKVATLHQVLKTSLKGKGWEFALYDYKNALFIIDEFHTYNALLTGLLLASIKLFKRLFDAKFLFMSATIPEFMLEFIIDEVFDGNKNKLIRPNPESQSDSIILNRKRHILCCKKNQTLDGEIKEILDFLNNGKSVLVIVNNVKTAQYLFGIIDYDDNRSMLLHSGFHKKSRNIIEQAITNKDKNLRPQLLIATQAVEVSLDIDYDMAFIEKAPIDALIQRFGRVNRAGSKKPSPVFLFEEIIGNTPFYDDEVLEKTWNNLIELDGQTLSEVDLIVVCNKVYEHGYNEKQLEDFNKGLLENPIINNYENEWIAGDWRDWVEDAIENSNQKIDILCSNLKEDFYKHVENKEFIEANQLLVSVYFYEAKDKYPDKDRGLWIVNNLYYDEKIGYITKPETFDDLCL, encoded by the coding sequence ATGATAGATTGGAGTCAAGTTTATGCCAAAAGTGATGGTTTTACCACACTAGAAATGCACACAAGGCATGTTATTACTGCTGGGTTAAATTTGATTGAAAAGCTACCGTTCAATGAATCAGAAAAGCTACATTGGAAAGAGAAGCTATTTCGTGTGGCGATATTACATGACCTAGGGAAACTTCATCCTGATTTTCAAAAAAGGCTTAATGGAGATAGGAACGTCAACATTCGGCACGAAATCATTTCCTTATGGTTTTGTGAGAACTTCCTTGATTTGCCTAAAGATGAATTATTTGCTATTGCTACGCATCATAAAGGAGTTATTTCTAACCATGGATATAAAAGACTTGAAAAAGAAGCTCTACGTGAATATATGGAGTATCATTACTCTAACTCTAATAATCTATTATGTGAAGAAGTAATCAGGAGTTGGCTCAAACTTTTTGATATTAATTTAGAATTCAAATCGAGTATAGTCTCCAAAACAATTTCTAAAGAAATGACGAAAATGTTGGGAGTAACTAATCAGATGGACGCCATTAACGACCCGTTAAAAAGCCAAGAGTTTTCTTTTATGAGGGCATTGCTTATAGCTGCTGACCATATTGGTTCTGCTCGAAAAGAAGAAATGATTCCAAACTATGTTCCCTTAGATATAAAAAAGTTAAATAGCACTAAAAGAGGTGAAACTTTTGCTTTTAGAGACTTCCAAAAACGTTTACAAACTATTAACTCCGATGTAATACTTCACGCACCTACAGGTTCAGGGAAAACTGAGGCCGCCTTAAGTTGGGTTCATGCTAATCAATCGCATAATTCAAGGTTATATTATCTTCTTCCTTATACTGCAAGTATCAATGCCATGGTAGGAAGGCTGCAAGAAGTTTATAGTGTAGAAAGCGTCACGGCCTTACACTCTAAAACATTAGATTTTTTCTATGCTCAGCTTACCGACGAAGCCTCTAATTTAGATAAAACCGCTATTGAAAATGCTCAAGAAGCTAGAAGTAAAAAGTCGCTTTCCTCTGAGTTATTTTATCCCGTAAAGGTGGCAACACTCCATCAAGTACTGAAAACGTCACTAAAAGGAAAAGGATGGGAATTCGCATTATATGATTATAAAAATGCTCTTTTCATTATAGATGAATTTCATACATATAATGCCTTACTAACAGGTTTACTTTTAGCAAGTATCAAATTATTTAAAAGGCTTTTTGATGCTAAATTCTTATTTATGTCTGCTACTATTCCGGAATTCATGTTGGAATTTATAATAGATGAAGTGTTTGACGGTAATAAAAACAAACTAATTAGGCCCAATCCTGAATCTCAAAGTGATAGCATCATTCTAAATAGGAAAAGGCACATTTTATGTTGCAAAAAAAATCAAACACTGGACGGAGAAATAAAAGAAATCCTTGATTTTCTTAATAATGGGAAGAGCGTTTTGGTGATAGTAAACAATGTAAAAACAGCACAATACCTTTTCGGTATCATCGATTATGACGACAATAGAAGCATGCTATTACATAGTGGTTTTCATAAAAAGAGTAGAAATATAATAGAGCAAGCCATTACTAATAAGGATAAAAACTTACGTCCACAATTGTTAATTGCTACGCAGGCTGTAGAAGTTAGCCTTGATATAGATTATGATATGGCTTTTATAGAAAAAGCTCCCATCGATGCTTTAATTCAACGGTTTGGTAGAGTAAACAGGGCAGGTTCAAAAAAGCCATCTCCAGTTTTTCTCTTTGAAGAAATCATTGGGAATACTCCTTTCTATGATGACGAAGTATTAGAAAAAACTTGGAATAATCTCATAGAATTGGATGGCCAAACTTTATCCGAGGTCGATTTAATAGTAGTTTGTAATAAAGTTTATGAACATGGTTATAACGAAAAACAATTAGAAGATTTTAACAAAGGCTTATTAGAAAATCCTATAATTAACAACTACGAAAACGAATGGATTGCTGGCGATTGGAGAGATTGGGTAGAAGATGCCATTGAAAATAGTAACCAAAAAATTGATATTTTATGTTCTAACCTCAAGGAAGACTTTTATAAACACGTTGAAAACAAAGAGTTTATTGAAGCAAATCAATTATTGGTTTCTGTCTATTTCTATGAAGCCAAAGATAAATATCCAGATAAAGACCGAGGCTTATGGATTGTCAATAATCTATATTACGATGAAAAAATTGGCTACATCACCAAGCCTGAAACTTTTGACGATTTATGCTTATGA
- a CDS encoding CRISPR-associated protein, Cas5t family, with product MNKVLEIEFEGWTATPRMPYILSGNAVCLPVPTYSMLLGVLGCCLGRTVESSEVSIGFRYEYDTVGKDLEKRQRLEFDGRRVKSHAKGSDAYSREFHTLPKLTVWINKIDWLSYFENPVGTPCLGQSQDLLRIASTKILSIEPVDSAEIYGTLLPFENTSKIAGQLIQLSESFTENEEVGSGRTPTVSKVFIAIPHENKQVIKFQNLFHEVSNSKSSFYMHTFSNNSQF from the coding sequence ATGAATAAGGTTTTAGAAATAGAATTTGAAGGGTGGACAGCCACGCCAAGAATGCCCTATATTTTATCAGGGAACGCCGTTTGTTTGCCAGTACCCACCTATTCTATGCTTTTAGGGGTACTTGGCTGCTGCTTAGGTAGAACAGTAGAATCTAGTGAAGTTAGTATTGGTTTTCGTTACGAGTATGATACGGTAGGAAAAGATTTGGAGAAAAGGCAACGATTGGAATTTGACGGTCGGCGAGTAAAATCTCATGCCAAAGGGTCTGATGCTTATTCAAGAGAATTTCATACACTACCTAAACTTACAGTTTGGATAAATAAAATAGACTGGCTGTCCTATTTTGAAAATCCAGTTGGCACCCCATGCCTTGGGCAATCTCAAGATTTGCTTAGAATTGCTAGCACTAAAATCTTGAGCATAGAACCAGTTGATTCCGCTGAAATCTATGGGACCTTATTGCCTTTTGAAAATACTTCAAAAATAGCGGGTCAGTTGATTCAGTTATCAGAGTCGTTTACAGAAAATGAAGAAGTTGGTTCAGGCCGCACTCCTACAGTTTCTAAAGTATTTATTGCAATACCTCATGAGAATAAACAAGTAATTAAATTTCAAAACCTGTTTCACGAAGTTTCCAATTCTAAATCAAGCTTTTACATGCATACCTTTTCAAACAATTCCCAATTTTAA
- a CDS encoding CRISPR-associated protein, Cas2 family, giving the protein MYVILVYDMNTKRVAKMLKHCRKYLNWIQNSTFEGEISKVKLTEMLDLAYEIMDDEEDSIIVFKSRSKDWLDKEILGFEKQSTGQIL; this is encoded by the coding sequence ATGTATGTAATTCTAGTGTATGACATGAATACAAAGCGAGTAGCGAAAATGCTGAAACATTGCAGGAAATACTTAAATTGGATTCAGAACTCGACTTTTGAAGGTGAAATAAGTAAGGTCAAATTAACAGAAATGCTAGACCTTGCTTATGAAATCATGGACGACGAAGAAGATAGTATTATAGTTTTCAAAAGCCGCTCAAAGGACTGGCTGGATAAGGAAATCCTTGGTTTCGAAAAGCAAAGTACGGGTCAAATTTTGTAA
- a CDS encoding CRISPR-associated exonuclease, Cas4 family: MNIIATHINYLHICHRKLWLFANGINMEHTSDLVYEGKMIGEKTYPQRAEKYRELEIDGVKIDFYDAKNKVVHEIKKSSSYSEAHLAQVKYYLYILKKNGVDGATGVLEYPKLHKRETVTLEDGDDKRIGHWVEEATAIIGQDNAPPKIQKSKCKKCSYYDFCWITESPEE, translated from the coding sequence ATGAACATCATAGCCACACATATAAACTACCTCCACATTTGTCATAGAAAGCTTTGGCTTTTTGCCAACGGTATTAATATGGAACATACATCGGATCTGGTATATGAAGGCAAAATGATAGGGGAAAAAACCTACCCACAGCGTGCCGAGAAATATCGCGAACTTGAAATAGATGGTGTTAAAATAGATTTCTACGATGCAAAAAATAAGGTGGTACATGAGATAAAGAAATCGTCCTCTTATAGTGAAGCACATTTGGCTCAGGTGAAGTATTATTTATATATCCTCAAAAAAAATGGCGTGGACGGTGCAACGGGAGTACTAGAATACCCAAAACTACATAAACGAGAGACAGTAACATTAGAGGATGGAGATGATAAACGTATAGGCCATTGGGTGGAGGAAGCAACAGCGATAATTGGTCAAGATAACGCACCACCTAAAATCCAGAAAAGTAAATGTAAAAAATGCAGTTATTATGATTTTTGCTGGATAACTGAAAGCCCTGAAGAATGA
- a CDS encoding CRISPR-associated protein, Cas1 family has protein sequence MKKTYYLFNPGRLSRKDNTLKFTPVDEDGVVGQSRYLPVETINDLYVFGSLDANSALYTFLGKNHIAVHFFDYYEHYAGSFMPKEYLLAGKMQIQQTKHYMAAKKRIVIARGFVDGAAANILKNLQYYKRRGKELTGVIEQIETYRKDIVDTDNIPQLMGLEGNIRQAYYKAFDEILNDFNMGNRTKQPPENEVNTLISFGNMMCYTTCLGQIYHTQLNPTISFLHEPGYRRFSLALDIAEIFKPLLIDRTIFSLLNKKQIKASDFRSEVSRCVLKDSGRKTFIRVYEEKLKETIKHRSLGKSVSYKHLIKLECYKLSKHMLGMEPYVPFRAWW, from the coding sequence ATGAAAAAGACCTACTACTTATTTAATCCTGGGAGATTATCTCGAAAAGACAATACCCTAAAGTTTACACCTGTAGATGAAGACGGCGTAGTGGGGCAGTCTAGGTATTTGCCTGTTGAAACCATTAACGATTTGTACGTCTTTGGGAGTTTGGATGCCAACTCAGCTCTCTATACTTTTTTGGGCAAAAACCATATTGCGGTACATTTTTTCGACTATTACGAACATTATGCTGGTTCATTTATGCCAAAAGAATATCTGCTGGCTGGTAAAATGCAGATTCAACAGACCAAGCATTACATGGCTGCTAAAAAAAGGATAGTTATAGCCAGGGGTTTTGTGGATGGAGCAGCCGCTAATATTTTAAAAAACTTACAGTATTATAAAAGACGTGGCAAAGAACTTACTGGTGTAATAGAACAAATAGAAACTTACAGAAAAGATATAGTTGACACAGATAACATTCCACAGCTGATGGGTTTGGAAGGAAATATCCGTCAGGCGTACTACAAGGCTTTTGATGAAATATTGAACGATTTCAATATGGGAAATAGAACCAAACAGCCTCCAGAAAACGAGGTCAATACGCTTATATCTTTTGGTAACATGATGTGTTATACCACTTGCCTAGGTCAAATATATCATACACAGCTTAACCCCACCATAAGTTTTCTGCACGAACCTGGTTATAGGCGATTTTCGCTGGCTCTAGATATAGCAGAGATTTTCAAGCCGCTGTTGATAGACAGAACTATTTTTAGCTTACTAAATAAAAAACAAATTAAAGCCAGCGATTTTAGAAGTGAGGTGAGTAGATGTGTACTAAAAGATAGTGGAAGAAAGACTTTTATTCGTGTGTATGAGGAGAAATTGAAAGAAACTATTAAGCACAGAAGCCTGGGTAAAAGTGTAAGCTATAAACACCTTATAAAACTAGAATGTTATAAACTTAGCAAACATATGCTGGGCATGGAGCCTTATGTTCCTTTCAGGGCTTGGTGGTGA